The DNA region TTGTCTTGATGGTTGGTTTGCGGTTAGGAGCACGAGTCGTGTGTGATTATGGTTTCGTGTTGACTTTGGTCGCTGGAATCTCAACCAAATTCTTTGAAAATTCGGTGCAGGCAGACGGAGACGCGGCACAGGTTGTCCGGCCGACGTGTACCGTACGCGCTCCGTCCGCGTGAAGCCTCCTCCAACCCCGTAACCTAGTACGTTTGCTGACTCTGGTCGTATGTAGAAGCAGCCGGATGCGGACCGCAACGTCAAGACACGGATCCTGACCCGCGCGCCATCAATGCCAGTTTTGTCGTGTTTAGAAATCCTCCACGCCGCCGCTAGAGGTACAAAAGTGGATGATGACATTTGTTTGGTGCTTCTTGCGTCCTAAGAATGTCAGTATGTTTGGGAGATTTTACCAGTGAGATTAAAGAAAAGTAGATCCATCAATTTCTATTTTATTCTAGTCTAAGCTTACAAAACGACCTCACGTTGAAATACCTCAATTTGTACAAAACATATAAAGTCGGACCGGAATATGACGGGAATGAATAAACCATGTACACCTAGGAACCCAGCTCTAGCTACTAGCTCGGTTCCGAGGTCTTGCCCAACTCGGTGAAGTGTACCAGGAAGAAAGAGGCAAAAGCTTTCTAATCAGTGCTCGGGTACTCGCGAGAGGGAAAAGTTCGGTGCTCTAATGCTGCTCAAACCCTCGAATTGTACCAACAGAATTGAAATGATCGGTGCGATGACGATTGGCAGCCGGTGGGAACGTGACCTAAGagcgggggaggaggggggggggggcaaattGCAGCCCGTGGCTACTAGCTGTGGATTTTGAATGGACAATAATACATCAGAGAGCTATGCGTTGATGGGATATTAGAAGATTTGCTTTGCGCAAGTAGGAGCCGGAGAATAGTTTCGTCTCTTGTAAAGTCCGCCCCTAGGTGGCGGCATCCTTCTGAAAGGTACGCTGGCAAGTAAGGTTTCCTTTCGACCATCACCGGTTCATTTCACATCCTCCCGACCTAACCTTCAAAATTAGGCAGCCGGAATTCAAACAAAAGTTGGAAGCACGCATAGATGTGCGTGTAGTATATATTTGTTCTCACGTGACGCGAAAAGGACTCAACAAATCAATGGATGGTAAAAACAAAATAGTTGTGTTTCCCCCGACACAATGCCGGGGCAATTTGCTGTGCAGCAAGTATAGCTGTGCCTGTGCTTTGCGTGTGCAGAACTGCAGATGGTTGGCCGAGTCGGTGGGAGCCGGGGGGCTTCATTAATCACCGGTCGCCATCTTCAGCCCCCTGTCCTAGCAAAACTCGAAGCATGGATCTCATGCGTAGCAACGGGCCTACCCGTATCAGCTCCCATTCCGACATGGTCCAAGCCTCCAAAGCCCCCAGCACGCCCAAGTTGTTAGTCGTCTTAATCACAAGCGTGGATGGAGAACGTGGTGCCAAAACCTTTTTTCTTAGAAGATAAAATAAATTTGACCACCTTGACTCGGGTAACGGTGACGGAAGGAGTTCCATTAATTACTCCCCGTAAAAACGGGGAAATGGTAAGTATCTTAGTGTCTTACCCTAATCAGGTCAACGCCGGGTTTGCTTGTGACGCGATTTTCCCAACAAACGCCGGGTCGCGCTCAATCTTGTTTGTTCTCCCTCCGCTACCCACTCATCATGAGCTAGCTGTCCCCACCACGTAAAACTCGGAAGAAAGCCTACTACTACTCCACCAAAAGGGCCCCCAAAacaaaagggaaagaaaagcaGCTGCTCCTCCagttctcctcttcctcctcctgctcctcgACCAGATCCCACGCACCCAGCATCAGATCAGGGATCAGGGCGCGCGGCAACCGGTCAGGCTCGACCTCCATTGCCCGTGCGTCCTGCGATGcgagcaggaggaagaggaagagcgGAGTGCGCGGATAGGAGGAGAGATTAGAGAAGGGAGGAGCCGGGGAGGCAGGGACCTCGCCCCACCCCCCAGGCAGATGAGGACGATGAAGGCGCAGCACTCCAGCAACGGGAGGGGCCGGAGCCCCTTCCTGACGTCCTACGCGCTCACGCTCGCCTTCATCACCTTCGTCTCCGTGCTCTACTTCAAGGACTTCTCCTCCACGCTGCACCAGCCCttcctccaccgcccgccgccccgccaccGCGCCCAGATcagccgcccgctcctcccccGGGACCGTGGCGGCGCAAGTGAGGCCGCGGCGCGGCTGCCGTTCGCGgtgggcgcggcgccggcggggtgCGACGTCGGGCAGGGCGAGTGGGTGTACGAcgaggcggcgcggccgtgGTACCGGGAGGAGGAGTGCCCCTACATCCAGCCGCAGCTCACGTGCCAGGCGCACGGCCGCCCAGACAAGGCGTACCAGCACTGGCGGTGGCAGCCGCGAGGGTGCTCGCTGCCCAGGTAACAAGCCTTCCCCTTCGATTTGCTGCGAGTATGATTGTGAGAAATGGTAGCGATGCCGATCCGGCTGTTCCGAATGAATTTGCTGCGAATTAGGTTCTTGATCCAGGACGGATCGGATCGAGCGCGCTTGTTTCAAATTTTCTTTTGAAGCTAGCTAGTTCTTCCTCAAAAGCAGGATCACCCCCATCTTCTCAAAAAAGGAAAATGGAAACACGACATGCGATGGAGACGTGTCGCTGGAGCGGCGTGGACCGTCGGGTTGGGAACGGACGGCGAAAAATGGCGACGTTTCGAGGCCTGGCTTGTCCACACACGCTTCGTTCCGGACCATCCGAGAGGGTGGCCGGTAGCAAGCGGCCGGCACGCAGCGCAGGCTCCGCtccaggcggcggcgagcgcgggcgCGGTGGGCCTGGTGGGGGTATGGTATCCTGTTTGGTAGCAGACCGTACCTCGCTGTCGTAGGTGAGCAGGTTACCTTGTGTGGGCGCTGCGCGGATGGGGCGCGGCGAGCCACGCGGCGGGGCGTATGGGGCCATGCGGCGACGCGTGCGCCACGGGCCCTGCCGCCCTGGAGCCTGGACGGCAACGTAGGCAACTCGGCAACCAGATGCATTGATGCGTGGGATGTTGGGCGGGTGAGAACGGAGGTTAGCACAGACGGCTCGTCAACTCCGTCTACCGGAACGGGATCATCATCCTTGCCGGCGGACGGCGGTGACGttctccggccggccggcctgcggGCGCTCCATGAGAGGCGTGGGATCTCAATCATGTGCCGTGGGCACGATCCACTTGACGAAGCGTCTCGCATGAGGGCTCCAGTTGTCGCTGCCCTGGCTCCGTACGGGTCCTCGGGGGCTATTGACTCCTAGCGCTGCGGCGTGCGTGCTGCCGGGCGAGCAAGGGCGTAGGCCGTCACGTGGGCGCGCGGGGTTCGAGCGAGCAAGCCACAGAGGGGCCGGCCGGCCAGCCGGCCAGCCGGACGGTGTGgtccgcttggtacggtggggCCGTACAGTTGTGGATGGAGACGGAGCCTCCATTTGTACGGGCTTGGGTTCCTTCACTACGCACCTTTTCTGTGGATCCGGTCTACGATTGCGCGACAGTACTGATGCTGAGTTTTTGGTGCTTTGTTGCGGGCCGTTTGGTCCCTTGTTGCTTTCGAACCTCATTCTCTCATCTTTCAAAACTCCTGTAGTGCAATTGGTGTGACGTGTGAGGGTCCTGAGGGTGGTACCTGGCATGGAATTTATGAAAGTGTTTCAGCTCATTTGTTAAATTGTTATAGTGACCCTTGGACTCAGTCACTCAAAGATGCAGATATAGGCCAAATCTTGTTTGTGGAAAATCCCTTGGACTAAAAGATGCAGATAGTCATACGAGTATGTATACTATAAGGGTCAGCCCTCAGTGATATGGGATGTGCCATTTAAGATATTCTTTAAGCCAGAGTGATAGCATTGCTATTCCATAGTAATATTTTATATGAGAGGACTGCAATGGGGACACAAATACAATCTGTTTCATAAGCATGCTATGGAGTTTCTTATGCATGGCAAACTCTTCTATTAAATTCTTGTAGTTTTTGTACTATTTATTAATGGAAGGtgtcttttttcttttttgcaatTTGCAGCTTTAACGCAACTCTAATGCTAGAGATGTTACGGGGCAAGCGCATGCTGTTTGTTGGAGATTCCTTGAACCGTGGGCAATACGTATCACTGGTTTGCCTCCTGCATCGACTCATCCCCGAGAACTCCAAGTCCATGGAGACATTTGATTCACTCACAGTTTTCAGAGCAAAGGTATTTCTTTGTTTGTATCTTTCAAAATAACAAATCAATGCTGAAAAACAACATGAGGCATTGCTGAGAATGTGTTGCGGCGTTTTTTGATGCTTAGTGAGCTACTGCACTCACCAAATATAGCTTTGCTTAATTTTTCTACTAGGGCATTTGACAttcttttccctccttttcttgtaCAGTAACTTTTGAATATTGATATGAAATGTATCCAGTAATATCTCCTCTTACTGTTTTTGCCTCGTAAAAAGATCCCTAGAGCTGTTAGGAAGGATTGAACAAACTCCAGTTAATAAATGCTTATGTATTTCCTGGCAAATGAGAAAAGGTTATTTACACTTTCGTTTTTATCTGCTTCTTTTCTAGCTTCTGGGCTGCATCTATTTTTTTTAGTTTCATCCATGCTGAAAAGTTTAATGCTGCACATTTCCTAGGATTATAATGCCACTATTGAGTTCTACTGGGCTCCCTTTCTGGCCGAGTCAAATTCTGATGATGCCGTGGTGCACCGTATTGCTGATCGAATTGTAAGGGGAACATCAATTGAGAAACATGCAAGATTTTGGAAGGGGGCTGACATTTTGGTATTCAACACCTACCTTTGGTGGATGACTGGGCAAAAGATGAAAATTTTGTAAGTATATTCCTTAACTGTCTGTCCGAAATGGAAGTTTCCTAGTAAATAAACAAATAAGACTAGGTCATGGAATCTGACAGTTTGAAGAAATAATATCTGTTGAGTTACCCTTCTGCAATTTACATTCATGGTGAAACTATAATACCACTGTCTGTTTTAAGACAACCTTTGCTGATGGTACTTCGGCTATATTTCTTATCCTTAACACCTTTTGATTCCAGGCAAAACTCTTTTGAAGATAAAAACAAGGACATCATAGAAATGGAAACAGAGGAAGCCTATGGAATGGTGCTGAACGCTGTGCTGAAATGGGTTGAGAACAACTTGAACCCCAAAACTTCAAGAGTTTTTTTCGTTACTATGTCACCCACTCATACCAGGTATGTCAGCCGAAATGTATAATCTATTTCAAACTTTCCCATGGACATGATAGTTAAAAAACCTCTTCTATGTTTTAAGTACTTCCCATGGACATTATAGTTAAAAAAACTCTTCTATGTTTTAAGTATCAAAAGAACTGACAGAACTGACATGCTTACGATTGATATGTGCTTGTCTTTTTGTTATTAGGAGCAAAGATTGGGGTGAAGATACTGACGGGAACTGCTACAACCAGACAACTCCTATCAAAGATTTGTCTTACTGGGGACCAGGCACTAGCAAGGGCCTGATGCGCGTCATCGGGGAAGTGTTCGGCGCGTCTAAGATCCCTGTCGGGGTTGTGAACATCACCCAGCTCTCTGAATACAGGAAGGATGCACACACTCAGATATACAAGAAGCAGTGGAACCCACTAACCCCGGAGCAGATCGCAAACCCTAAGAGCTACGCGGATTGCACGCATTGGTGCCTTCCAGGGCTCCAGGACACATGGAACGAGCTGCTCTACTCCAAGCTCTTTTTCCCTTGAGCTAAGGTTGGGGCATCTGGAGGGTTTGATGATACCGACCGTTTCCCAGTTGATGAATGATGACTGAACATAAGTTGCTGAACCTGAACTGCACGATCAAGCTGGAGTTGGGAGCATAACATGTCATCTGGGAGGCACTCTGGTATGCTGGAGAATAGTTAGCTTGACGTCTTATAGGTCCAACGTTCTGAAGAACACACACGGTACACGAGAGATGGAAGCTCTGCTGTAGTTCATGTAAGGCCACTTGTCTATACTTTCTTGGTGAAGCTTCCACGCGGCATGGCGTGATTGATGTACGATTCGTTTATTGAACATGAGCGCTAAAATTGCACCTGGTGGCCGTCTGTATACGCTTCTAGTCATAAGAAGCCTCTTGAACCCCATTTGTTATCTGTTTCATGTTATACGGATACTGAAGTAACAAAAGATGGTCGTGTTTcttcaaaaaaacaaaaaatgtTCGTGTAAGCGCCGTGTTCTGATGAAATGGTTGTCCTTCGTTTGTATCGAATTTGTTTTGATGGGCCGAACGCTGGAAGCTGGCCGGGCCGAGTGGGCCTGAAGACAAACAATGGGGTAAACTATATGCGCAAGGCCCAGAACCCAACACACTCACTCTATAGTTTGTTCCAAGCTCCCTCGCTGTCGTCGGAGTGGAGATGTAACATTTGTTGGTTACGATATTAACCGTGAGTCGTGAGTGTGACGTTGCAGCCGGTCATTGTTTGATCCAAAAACGGTTTCAGGTAGCGTCGGAGGAAGAGGAACTTGTTCTAGAAGCGTTACTCGTGGGTCATGGCGGCAGTCGACACAGGACAGAACAGGCAGCGGCAGGGCGTGGCTGGGGTTGTTGGCTCCGCCGCTGTTGCAGTTAGCTACTGCTCACTCCTAGTAGAGAGTACAGTAGGTAAGTGCTAGACTTTGTTGCCTTGCTAGGACCTTAGCCTTTTTAGGCATCTAGCCGATGACACGTACCCGGCACCAACCCCCTCCCGTGTCCTGTCTTTCCTGCGCGACGGAGCTCCAGCCTCCAAGAAGAACCATGCCCAGAACGAACAAGAACGGTGCGCTAGCTACAGTTGCCGCCGCTCTGCAAGACTGCAAATGCGCTCCGGCAACGGCAGGGCGCTCACGCCGTCGCGCGACGCGGGCCGTCCATGACGGCGACCCAGTCCTtgctctctctttttttctcaCACAGAGAGGGAGGCCTCTCGCCTTTGGGCGGCCTTCATAGCGCCAGCGAGTCAGCGACCTACTTGCAGAGGCGGCCAGGCGCCGCtgccgggcgcgcgcgtggtGTGGCACCAGCACCATCGCCTGCCGCCTGCCTGCCACCAGCACGGCAGCGCCATGCCCCGCGCGCTCGCCTGTGGGCCGCGGCCTGCTCGGTGCTCCGGCGGCCGTTGTTGCTCCGACGGTTTGCTGAATCATGGGCCAATTACCGTTCCATTATTTGCCCGAGCACTTACACGGCAATTTTTTTAACAAAAACACACACATTTGTCTGAAAAACACGCAGCTCATATCCGCCTGCACGGTTGATTGCAGCAGAAGCATGCCGCTGGGCGCCTTTATTTGGTTTGGTGCGCGCGCGCCTACTCCCTCTCCGTCAGCTCACACCGCCGCCTCGCGGTCTAGTCTAAACCACCGATCTGACATTTTGATGCGCCAGAAAGGAGAAAGGCCGGAAAAGAAGAGTGGTTGGCGACTCGCAGCGTGCGTGTTTGCTTATTAACTCTGCAAAGCGGAACGAAACGACCTCGCGTGACGCTGACACGGCTCCTCCGATCCGAGTCACCCATGGCCGTGCAGTGCCTGCCGTCCCCGGCTCGCCGCCGAGCTTAGCCACCACAAGACGTCGACGCGGCGGAGCCGGAACATTCGGCCGCGAATGGTTCTGGGGATCTGACTGATCTCCCATCGCTGCTCGCCTCGGCGATCGGAGACCAGCTAGCGCCGagctggcgcgcgggcccagcGGCGGGAACCCTGTCGCGGCCAGTTAAATTAAATCCGATCGGGCCGGGCCCACGTGCCGGTGGCATGGCATTCAAGACCTACCGCGGGTACCGCCGCTGTAGACCGCACGCACGGACGGATGGAGACACGCAGCGGAGGCGGCCTACCGGCTACAGGGTACCTAGCATGCACGGCTGACGCTGCCATGCCCGGGTGCTCGTCGCGGCGCTAGGCGTCTTCGTCGTCACGACTCACGAGCGGTGCCCGTACGCGGCCGAACCCAACGTCGCTCAAGTAGCAGGAACGAGTACTACTACTTGCTACGAGGTCGGACCCGCCGGCCCGCCGGCGACGCCGCAACGGCCAGATCACTCGCCGGCGCCGCAGGTCGTCGGATCGGAGAGGAGCGTGATAAACATTTCCCTAGCTACAGCTAGGCCGGATGGACGGACCCCGCCGGCCGGTGGCGACGGCGCAACCGCCAGCACTTCGCCGCGCCCGCACCGCGGGTGCGTTGCATCGAATCGTTAAGTGACCGACTGGTCGGTTGGTTAGCGAGCTAATGCCTTGACCTCGGCAGAGCGGCAGGCTGGTTAAGCCGCTAAATAGGCTGGTAATGGTTGGTCGCTGCGCGCATCGGCGTTGCTACTCCTGCACGCCTGGGCGGAGCCCGAACGGGAAAGGCGACAGCGACGAGCCGGGCGCTCGTGCCTCGAGTGGCCGCGCGCGCTCTGGCCTAGCTGCTGGTACTCCTGAagcctcctcctgctgctctcGACCGGCTGCCCAACGGGGAGGTTCCTTTCGCGTAATGCGACGGCGATTTCGTCAGATCCTCGACGGCTTCCTTTTTTTCTCCCTCCCCATGGCGGCTCTTCTGAACACTCTGACGGAATGCACGGGCCATTGCGTTGATCAATGAGAAGCTTCTCCGACCTCATCGTTTTCGCTAAGGGCGTGTTTAGTTCGCTGCGTGTAAACGTAAAAATTTTTTGTAAAagaatcttaccaatttgaagtactaaatgaagtctatttataaaacttttcgCACAGATGGTTTGTAAAtcgtgagacgaatctaatgatgctaattaatccatgattaagcaataattagcggatggttactgtagtatTACTGTTGTaaatatggattaagtaggttcattagattcgtctcgcgatttacagcccatccatgcaaatggttttgtaaatagattttatttagtacttcaaattagcaagatttctTTGAAAATTTTACGTTTACGGTTTTTTTAGGTTTATAGCCCGTGAACTGTTTTAAACGGGGCCTAAATAAATAAAATAGCCACGGACCGTGCACCAAACCAAGGCACTGAGGGGACAACTTTCCCCTGCTTGCTTGTTCAGGTCTGCTGTACCGTCAGGGTTCAGAAAACCCTCACCAAACGCAAATAAGGCAAATGGCCACCTGCCCCGGCACCTTTTGAAACACCTCTTTTTCTCTGCGAGCTTTGCTTGCAAGACACACACACAGAGGAAAATCGAGACTTTGTTTCTGGTACAAGCTCTTGCTTTCCCATGTACTGCAGTATCGTGTCGCTTTCAGTTCAGATTCTCTCATCATGGGATCCGGCGAAATGTTCAGTAAATGTGCCATCTCCTCACGTTGGTTCGTCACCCTAGAATGTCCATCCGCGGTTGTCACCGGATAACGCAAGAGTTTCAGGTACACCAAATGGTGCGAGCAACCCTGAAGTTGACGACCAGGAGACTCTCTCCACCTGCTAAAGTTTTCTTTCAACAGAAGCAATATGCTGCAATAATTTTAAGTTTCAACCGCAACGCTTTGGTCGATACCTCTGCTGCTCGTGTATATACAAATTTAAATCTGACCATTTAATTGGGCAGGTAGTTGAGATttaatttttagaaaaaaatttcAAACGCAcgattgcaattttcatgaaaCGGAGGGAATATCATATTTTTGCCGATAATCTTGCTCTGCCACATTTGATCACAACTGAAACGCCCAAAAATTCCGCGTGACCCAACCCTGATAGGTCCTGCGAACCAATCCGTACGAATTTCGCCAAACGAAATCCCAACAGAAACCCACAAAAATTCCGCGCGAGTCCGTTTCATCCCTATAACCACCCCTCCTCCGGCCGAATTTCGATCCGCCACACGATCGAGATCCCAACCGCAGCCAAGAATCTCAGGAGCAGCAAGCAGAGCAGCGGCCCCCCTCCGCTTCACACCTAACCCGCCCGGTGGTAAAAGAAATCTCACCGGCCCGTGCAGTACCAGGCGTCGCCCTGATTCCGCCAATAAAAACTCCATTGACGAAAGCTTGGCCGGTGTCGTCCTGCCCACGGCGCGCGCGGTTGTTAGAGTGGAGTGACAGCGGCCGGCCGAGGGAGCTGGAGCTGGACCCCTGTCCGTCGCTGCCCCCATCCCACCGGGCGTTATATCTGCTGCTGCAAGCACAGGGGGGAGTCCCATTCGGTCAGTGATAGCTAGCCGCCCCGCTCCGCTTCCAGCTCGCCGCAGCTCAGGGCGGCTCGCACCCAGATCCCaatgcgcgccgccgccgcgtcgctcTAGGCCGGGATAAGCTGTGGTGAGACCGAGACGCCCGGGGGTCGCGCGGTGACGTAGGTGCGTGCAGCCATGAAGGTCCTCGCCGTGCTGgcgctcgtcgccgccgccgcgccgttcctCCGCGCCGCAGGCCAGGTACGTACGGAACCCGTGGCTCGCGCGGACGCCGGGGCAGGATACGGCTGGGGCGCAGGCTAATCGTGGTCTCTGGTGGCGCCATTGAGGCCATGCAGGGCGGCGAGGGCGACGGGGCCGGGCCGCTGCCGTTCGCGgtgggcgcggcgccggcggggtgCGACATCGGGCAGGGGGAGTGGGTGCGCGAcgaggcggcgcggccgtgGTACCAGGAGTGGGAGTGCCCCTACATCCAGCCGCAGCTGACGTGCCAGGCGCACGGCCGCCCCGACAAGGGCTACCAGAACTGGCGCTGGCAGCCGCGCGGGTGCTCGCTGCCAAGGTACGTCGTACGGTCACCATCCCTCCccacgccggcgccggccgccggcgttcatcttccatgtctctcTCGCATTCTGTCTGTACCTAGCTAGCACGGTGAACATTGCGTGTGCCGGTAGCAAGAATCCAATGCTTCTTTTTGGCGAGAGAACGCAGGAACCGTGTGTGCGTGCCCCCGCTTTGCTCTGCTGCACTAGTAGCTTGCAAGAAACCGTGAAGAAAGCTACTAGAAGGGAGGAGTTACTGCTCCTgctcccttttcttttcatttttttACAAAAGTTAAAAGGACGAGAGGTAACAAGTGGTTACTCCACTCATCATCAAGGAGCACCTCAATCCTCGAGTGCCGCGCTCACTTGTGACTTGTAGGACGCCAATAATGCGCTGCAGGGCCGGAGTACAGGACTACACAGTAGTGCGCACAGGGCAGGGCAACAGGAGGAGGTAGTACGTGAGACCTCTGGAGGTTGGGAAAGTTACTAGCAATGGCAGTAACATTAGCTCCTACTAGAACATTGATTGAATCCAAAGAGAGTACTTCAGTATTAGGACCGGCAAAGATTCAGGTAAAAACTACAGAGATTTTACAGTGATACAATGCAGCAACCACGAAATTGACATGAAGAAGTTGTGCTCagttagttttcttttaagCTACTCTTGATTTCAGTACAACCTGATCCTAGTTTCCGGTTCAGATTCACAGCTGAGCGTGGTCCATCAGCGCTGATCCACCA from Panicum hallii strain FIL2 chromosome 9, PHallii_v3.1, whole genome shotgun sequence includes:
- the LOC112877169 gene encoding protein trichome birefringence-like 33 produces the protein MRTMKAQHSSNGRGRSPFLTSYALTLAFITFVSVLYFKDFSSTLHQPFLHRPPPRHRAQISRPLLPRDRGGASEAAARLPFAVGAAPAGCDVGQGEWVYDEAARPWYREEECPYIQPQLTCQAHGRPDKAYQHWRWQPRGCSLPSFNATLMLEMLRGKRMLFVGDSLNRGQYVSLVCLLHRLIPENSKSMETFDSLTVFRAKDYNATIEFYWAPFLAESNSDDAVVHRIADRIVRGTSIEKHARFWKGADILVFNTYLWWMTGQKMKILQNSFEDKNKDIIEMETEEAYGMVLNAVLKWVENNLNPKTSRVFFVTMSPTHTRSKDWGEDTDGNCYNQTTPIKDLSYWGPGTSKGLMRVIGEVFGASKIPVGVVNITQLSEYRKDAHTQIYKKQWNPLTPEQIANPKSYADCTHWCLPGLQDTWNELLYSKLFFP